TTGCTGCGCTGCAGCGATTTGTTCCCGTCGTTGCCCAAAACCGAAGAGCTGCCAATGGAGACGAAGTGCCGCCTGCCATCCCAGGTCTCGGCTCTCGGGCACAGTCACCGTATCTACTCCGTAAGCAACGGAGCCCTGCAGCGATGGCAGCAAGCTACTGCGTTGCACTCCTACACGGGCCTTTCCGACCTCGATCTGCTGTGCAGCAAGGTGCAGTACCGGCTGATTCCGGTCGGCCTGTGCCTCCAGAGTCGCTCGCTTGGGAAGAGGACTTTGCAGAGAATGGGGGAGAGGCAAGTGCAACGGCGTCGATGGTGCCAAACCAACCTGCAAGTTCAGGAAGCGGGAAGCAGCATCTGCCTCTGCCTGGGCATCCTGCAGCCCGCTACGTGCCTGGGTTAGCAACGATTCCGTCTGCAGTACATCCAGCCGCGATGCCGCACCGGCCCGGTAGGCCTTTTGGGTGTCCGCAAGCAAGGTATCGGTGTCTGCAAAGGTACTCTGCCAGATTGCGAGACGTTTCTGGGCCAGAGCAAGTTGGTACCAAGCATTGAGCACTCGGGCGGCTACCCGCAGTCGGGCGTTTTGCTCGGTTGCCGTCGCAACGTCTACTTGTCCTCTCGCTAGCTTGCGCAGCGCCCAGAGTTGGGGAGCATACAGGGGCACGGAAACGGCGAATTGCCCAATCACTTCCCGAGGACCATTGGCAGACACAAAGAGGGGTTGCTGGTTACGGCTCTGCGACCAGATGCTGGCAGTGTTCAGAGACAGCTGCGGCAGTACTGCAGCGCGAGAGGCCTGCAGCAAGTCGGCATCCGCCTTGCGCAAATGTTCGGCAGCACGGACTTGCCCTTGACTGGCCAAGGCGTCCTGTATCGCTGCTTGCAAAGACAAGGTTTGCGCCGAGCCGGCGGGCGCCAGCAGGAGCCCGCATAGGGCGAGAAGAGCGGATTGACGGGTTTTGAGGCAGCGGAGGCGATCTCCCAAACGCAGCGGGGAGGTCCGTGCCATGGGTAATGATTTTGTCATTCTACAGCAGTGCCCAGAATTCCGACCAGGTCATGTTTAACAAGGGTTCGAGCAAGGTCTGCCCATAGAGTGCTCCCAACAACATGCTGATAGAGAATGGAAGAGCAAGCAGCAGGAGCAGGGTGGACTCCCGTCTGGGCACGCGGCGGCGGGATTTTTCTTCCGACAACGCTTGGGGCTGCAAGAGGCGTTCGATACGCAGTTGCAATAGCTTGCCGTCACTGATCAGCGCCGGCGAGATTCCCATGGGATACGCGGTCTGCGAGCCTTTTGCGCTGCCCGATTCCTGTAGGGTTTCCAGGATTGCCGCCGCGAGATCTTCCCCCGCTACCCCCGTGCGACAGGCCTCCGCATCTCTGGCGCATTCGAGCGCCGCGAGCCAAACCCGTAGCCTGTGCAGGGCTGCGGGCCAGGGCCACTGTAAATCGGTGACCAACTGCGCCAACCAGATCCGCAACGGATCATAATGTTGCGCATGGGCCTGCTCATGAGCCCAGGCCGCCTGTATCTGGGCATTGTCCAGCTTGCGTGCAAAAAAGGGCGAGAAGACGATTCGCGGACGCAAGAAACCGGCAGTACAAATCAGCAGCTCCGGGGAGTCGAGAAACAACGCCAAAATCGCCCGATACGTTGCCCGGGCGGCTACCAACAGGAAGGGGAGGCTGAGAAACACCAAGATGGTGTGATCGAGAGGCCAAGGAAGCGGATCGGGTTCGATGGCCGTCCAACCGCACAACCACGCAACGATGAACAGCGTGGGAAGGAACGGCGCCCATAACTGCAGCCAAGCACGGCGCTCCGCCTCTTCGCTGCCCAAGTCAGGAGGCAGGTGCGCAGGTAGAGCGGCGAAAAAATGCAGCGACAATCCACCGAAAAGCAGGATGAATATCATCAGCATCGGATCACTCCTGCCCCGTGGATTTCTTATGCTCAAGGATGGCCTTGCCAAGCTCCTCGAGGAGGGAGGGATCAATTTCTTCTGCCGCCTGCACCAAGGCTGCGACGGTATGCTGCGGGTTTGTGCCCAGGAAGCGAGACAAAAGATTCCGCGCCCGCGACCGCTCTACCGTTTCCCGCTTTACCGCCGCACGATACACAAAGGTGTTCGCCCCGCGCACTTCCCTCACGATCAAGCCTTTTTCGCGCAGCCGATCCACCACCTTGGCAGTAGTCGTGTATGCCCGTGGCACGCGAGTCGAAAGTTCGTCGTGCAACTCGCGCACAGTGGCAGCGCCAAGCTCCCAGAGGGTGGAGAGCACTTCATATTCGAGATCATCGGCAGGGAGACGGAATCGGTTCATGTAGTAACGCTACGACATTGATCGTAGAGAAGCAAGACCCGCCCCAAGGCTGCCTCATACCCCGATTTGTTCGCAGACTTACAGTGCGCCCTCTGCTTAGATCCCGCCAAGCCAGGAATTCTCATTCGCGTTATAAGTGGAGTTTTTAAGCCATCTGATCCAGCCACGAATTCGACTCAATCGGAACTTCTGTCGAGAGCGCAAGGGCCTGAGCCGTCAACAGTACCGCACTATACCTTCTCTTGACATATAGCTGATTATAATTTTCATCAATGGGTGTCAATAGATCAAACGCGGACGTTTGCTTCCGACTCTCGCTAGCCGATCATAGCCAACTTCAAGAAAGCTGCAAAGAGCGCAACTTAGCCTCCTCAGAAACCAATTTATTAATGACAACGCGGTACTCATGCGCATCATTTTCGATTAAAACAGTAGCACGTTTTGAAATCTTACGTAACGGCCCGTAAGCCTCTGATAACCTTTTCTTGTAGATCATTTCTCTAGCCCTCAGAAACTGAATTTTTCTAATGAGCATCGGGCGCTGAATCTCCCCTATCTTTTTGTCAATCCTTTTTTCGAATTCATCATGTTGTAACTTTTCGATGATGTTATCTCTCTCCAGAGAAAGTCGCTCATCCTCATGTCGAACTGCGCCCATAATATCAAAAGGAATATTGACGTAGAGTCCAGCGATAATTGCCCATTTCGTTCTACCTGCATCAGGATAGTATGAAGGCCGCACAAATCCCTTTATTTTTACATCAACAAACCGCAGCCAACCCAATGATCTTTGATCGTGATAATATTGGATTAACCCTGCGATTCCTGGATGCAAAAATAACTCAGAACGGACATCTAGAGACTTCCCTGCTCTAATTACCTTTGGCAAAAGCGGCTTGAATGGCTTGAGTTGAACGCCAACAGTTTTTTCAAGCTCATGGAGAATGAGCTTTTCTTTCATCTCGTACAAATACTCAGACAGCCGCAATCGATTGCACGAAGTCCCCAATCTACGTGACAAAGCATCTACAATATTAATGCGAAGAATAGTATGTAATTGTTTTCTGAGTTTATAGAATCTCCAGTACTTTAAGTACAGATTTTCTATAGTCTTTCTTTTTCTTCTCATTGCAGCATCATAATCAGAAATCTTCTGATAGTAGGCAGGCCGCACTTGATCCATGATGTGCCGCATGTACTTATTCCCGCCGAATAGATAGTATTTGAATCCGAGTTTTGGCTTTGCCTCTATCGATCGTGGGATTCCATCACTGGTAAAGTGGGTATACTGTCCAGCTTTAACCCTACCCTGAAATATTACCGAGCTTTCTGCTTTGAGCATACGAATGGTTTGCTCAGCAGCAAGCACTTTATTTCTCGCCACTTGAATCTCGGGTGCTCTGCGTTCCATTCGTATAATATCACGTAAGGTCATCACTGGCGAAGCAAAGCAAAAATTGACGGTCAAGATGCACACGCCGCATGCTATCAAGCTATGTAGGAGTGGTCTGTTCCATCGGTTTTGCGACGAAGCTAGGGATTGATCTAACCCGCCGAGAACATCACCTAAGTATATCATTCCATTTCTCTACACTATT
This sequence is a window from Acidithiobacillus sp. AMEEHan. Protein-coding genes within it:
- a CDS encoding BlaI/MecI/CopY family transcriptional regulator: MNRFRLPADDLEYEVLSTLWELGAATVRELHDELSTRVPRAYTTTAKVVDRLREKGLIVREVRGANTFVYRAAVKRETVERSRARNLLSRFLGTNPQHTVAALVQAAEEIDPSLLEELGKAILEHKKSTGQE
- a CDS encoding M56 family metallopeptidase translates to MLMIFILLFGGLSLHFFAALPAHLPPDLGSEEAERRAWLQLWAPFLPTLFIVAWLCGWTAIEPDPLPWPLDHTILVFLSLPFLLVAARATYRAILALFLDSPELLICTAGFLRPRIVFSPFFARKLDNAQIQAAWAHEQAHAQHYDPLRIWLAQLVTDLQWPWPAALHRLRVWLAALECARDAEACRTGVAGEDLAAAILETLQESGSAKGSQTAYPMGISPALISDGKLLQLRIERLLQPQALSEEKSRRRVPRRESTLLLLLALPFSISMLLGALYGQTLLEPLLNMTWSEFWALL
- a CDS encoding TolC family protein, encoding MARTSPLRLGDRLRCLKTRQSALLALCGLLLAPAGSAQTLSLQAAIQDALASQGQVRAAEHLRKADADLLQASRAAVLPQLSLNTASIWSQSRNQQPLFVSANGPREVIGQFAVSVPLYAPQLWALRKLARGQVDVATATEQNARLRVAARVLNAWYQLALAQKRLAIWQSTFADTDTLLADTQKAYRAGAASRLDVLQTESLLTQARSGLQDAQAEADAASRFLNLQVGLAPSTPLHLPLPHSLQSPLPKRATLEAQADRNQPVLHLAAQQIEVGKARVGVQRSSLLPSLQGSVAYGVDTVTVPESRDLGWQAALRLHWQLFGFGQRREQIAAAQQQLAALKATRQALRLQIYSAIATDYGLAQVARRDQANARISLAQAHGIYVMTRKGFFAGAMNALNLAQAQSTWVKARLALASAQIRSAMTQDQLELDTGQYPGEGNPPT